From the genome of Litoribrevibacter albus:
TGTGATTGTTTGATAGCGATAGGGACTAAATTTTCAGAAATCGCGACGGGAAGCTTTGGGGTTAATCCACCCGATAAATTGATTCACATTGATATTAGCCCGGAATCTATTGGTGTGAACTTTCAACCGAGTGTGGCCTTGGTAGCGGATGCACAAGACGCGCTTTCCAAAATGACTAAGTTGATTCGGAGAAAGTCGATTTCCGATGTTGCCGGTTTGATTCACAACCAGAAGCAAGGGTATTTAAAAGAGTGGTTGGCGCATGATTCTCAAGGCAAGGTAAACCCGGCGGCGTTTTTTCAGGATCTAAGGCAGCAACTCCCAAGAGAGGCTATTACGGTGGTGGATGATGGTAACCATACCTATCTTGCCGCTGAATTAATGCCGATTTATGGGCCGAAGCGTTTCATTTCCCCGACCGACTTCAATTGCATGGGCTACAGCGTACCGGCGGCAATTGGCGCCAAATTGAGTCACCCTGATCAGGATGTAATCGCTATTGTTGGTGACGGTTGCTTTGCTATGACCTGCATGGAAATCTCCACCGCTACGGCGTTAGGGCTGGGGGTGGTTTACTTTGTGTTTAATGATGGTGAGTTATCCCAGATTGCTCAGGCGCAAGAAATCCCTTACAACCGAAAACCCTGTACAAGCTTAAACAGAATTAACTTTGAAGGAGTGGCCTTAGCCGTAGGAGCGGAGTATGTCTGTCTGGAGGATCATCACGTGATGAATTCGGCTATTGCCAGAGCATTAACATCGGCTCGTTCCGGGAAGCCTGTGATAGTGGATGTGAAGGTTGATTACTCAAAGAAAACCGCGTTTACTCAAGGAGCGGTTAAAACCAACTTTAAGCGATTTGATTTTAAAACGAAGTTGAGAATTGGCAGTCGGGCTCTAAAGCGAAAGATCACTGGATAATTTATTTATGGCTTATGGTTAGACAGAAAAATGGGCTGATGGCTTCTCTGTCCTTTTTTTCTGATATTACGCTGGCACCTCGAATTTTCCTGCTATGGTTATGGAGAATACGAGGTGAGTCAGCATGTTTGGCCGTTTTATTTTCTTCCTGATTTTTTCGTTAAGTATTGAGGTTTCAGCGAACGAAACCGATACGAATTGGGTCATTGTTACGGGGTCGGATTTTCCGCCTTACACTGACCTTGATTATCCCGAAGGGGGATTGTTGATTAAACTTTTCCATATCGTGATGGAGGAGTTGCCGGGCAATTATGAAATCAAGTGGTTGCCTTGGCGCCGGGGGTATCTGGAAACCATTGAAGGAACGTATGTGGGTACCTTTCCTTATGTTCATACGCCCGAACGAGCTAGACACTTATTGTATTCGGAAGCGATCATTGGTGTTGAAGAACGTTTTTTTTCCCGGGCGAATGAATCACGCGACTTTAATAACATCGAGAACTACAAAAACATCGTTACCTGTAAGCCGGTGGGTTATAACCTGAATGCAATTCAGCCTTTTGTGGACAAGGGGCATATCTCTTTACGCTGGGCGGATAACTTGGATACTTGTTTTTTGCAGCTGAGTCAGGGGCGGGTTGATCTCGTGGACATGGATAAATACGTGGGGTTTGCGTCGATAAAAAAAGCAGGGCTTAAACCAATGAATTTTAAAATGCATGAACGAATTTTACTGACACAGAGCATGCACCTATTGGTATCGAAGAAGCACCCAAGAGGAAAAGAATTCCTGGATGCCTTCAACAAAGCACTTCTAACGGTAAGAGAGTCAAAAGTCTATCGAGACCTACTGAATGAGTATTTACGTTAGCTCGTGTGTTTACAGTAGAGCCAGCATGGCTTCTGCTTTACTGACTTCAAAGGTTTTAGGTGGCTCTACGTTTAATTGGGTGACCCGGCCATCATCCACCAACATGGCATACCGTTGAGAGCGTACTCCGCCAAAGCTGCCGGTATCCATATCTAATCCAATGGCTTTCGTAAACGTACCGTCACCATCAGCGAGCATGATCAGTTCTTCGGCATTATGTGTTTTGCCCCAGGCAGTCATAACAAAGGCATCGTTGACTGCCAGGCAAATAATACTGTCTACGCCTTTTGCTTTAAGTTTATCGGCCAACGTAACATAACCTGGTAAGTGCTCTTCAGAACAGGTGGGCGTAAACGCGCCAGGGACGGCAAAAAGCACTACTTTCTTTCCTGCAAACAGCTCGTCCGTGGTTGGATTCTTCATTCCTTCATTCGTAAGTAATTGGAAGGTACAGTCTGGCAGTGTGTCTCCACGTTGAATCATGAGTTCGTCCTTTTCATGGAATTGAGTTCAAACCTGAATGGGTTCAAACCTGAATGGGTTCAAACAACATTGGGTTTAAACCGCTAGTGGTCTAAATCGTAATGGATGAGTTAATCCTAGATACCCTAATGACTTTGATCCAGCTCGAATTCGATCTTAGCTGAATTTTCTCAAGTGATTTGCTATGGTTGCGCCGTTTCTCCATTCACTTTGTTAAACGGATACGATGTTACATGAGCACGCCTTCAGTGATTGAACACATCTCAAGACCTTCTGATCTATCTCAGTGCCAACGTTTATTTCACGGTCGAGGACATGCTTTTCCCGGATTAGAGCATGTGTGTGTGGACTGGATTGCTCCTGCCATCGTCATTACGCTTTTTAACGAAGTTGAGCCGGAT
Proteins encoded in this window:
- a CDS encoding substrate-binding periplasmic protein produces the protein MFGRFIFFLIFSLSIEVSANETDTNWVIVTGSDFPPYTDLDYPEGGLLIKLFHIVMEELPGNYEIKWLPWRRGYLETIEGTYVGTFPYVHTPERARHLLYSEAIIGVEERFFSRANESRDFNNIENYKNIVTCKPVGYNLNAIQPFVDKGHISLRWADNLDTCFLQLSQGRVDLVDMDKYVGFASIKKAGLKPMNFKMHERILLTQSMHLLVSKKHPRGKEFLDAFNKALLTVRESKVYRDLLNEYLR
- a CDS encoding thiamine pyrophosphate-binding protein, with the translated sequence MKKTGAWLARYAMEQIGIRHTFGIPGVHNTELYDELNKSDQIEPILVCHEGGGAFMADAVSRVSDSIGALVIVPAAGVAYAAAGIGEAFLDGIPMLVICGGVRTDLEYGNQLHQMDQHSFIGAFCKKTYLIEDHKDILPTFYDAYEVATRGEPGPVFIEIPVNVQLFSGDVDSIFPYESKKVVPAVDDQALEQAISLIEASERPCIFAGWGAVNASDELIELAEMLNAPIATTLQGLSVVPHDHPLHAGFSFGPASVPAAQRAFEQCDCLIAIGTKFSEIATGSFGVNPPDKLIHIDISPESIGVNFQPSVALVADAQDALSKMTKLIRRKSISDVAGLIHNQKQGYLKEWLAHDSQGKVNPAAFFQDLRQQLPREAITVVDDGNHTYLAAELMPIYGPKRFISPTDFNCMGYSVPAAIGAKLSHPDQDVIAIVGDGCFAMTCMEISTATALGLGVVYFVFNDGELSQIAQAQEIPYNRKPCTSLNRINFEGVALAVGAEYVCLEDHHVMNSAIARALTSARSGKPVIVDVKVDYSKKTAFTQGAVKTNFKRFDFKTKLRIGSRALKRKITG
- a CDS encoding peroxiredoxin, whose translation is MIQRGDTLPDCTFQLLTNEGMKNPTTDELFAGKKVVLFAVPGAFTPTCSEEHLPGYVTLADKLKAKGVDSIICLAVNDAFVMTAWGKTHNAEELIMLADGDGTFTKAIGLDMDTGSFGGVRSQRYAMLVDDGRVTQLNVEPPKTFEVSKAEAMLALL